One window from the genome of Blastopirellula retiformator encodes:
- the ftsH gene encoding ATP-dependent zinc metalloprotease FtsH, producing the protein MAEQPNDPNQENPKNEPTQGGFRPQFSIFVVMLVLAVLVVMLLASPGRSSRGLISYSQFETQVKDQNVKDVVIDEAQITGDFIKTVHVREQQTSGKWVEKKDKNGDPIELPEKFRVNIRAGDAVVENATNLLAENNIEFAYKEQNHSMVILGVIFALLPLVVLLLIWNSFRRSRDQIMGGGFLSGFSKSPAKKYEANRRAVTFNDVAGLEGVKSDLQEIVDFLRKPEKFQRLGGQVPKGVLLIGPPGTGKTLLARAIAGEAGVPFYSVSGSEFIQMFVGVGASRVRDLFKTAKDNSPSIVFIDEIDAVGRQRGAGLGGGHDEREQTLNQILSEMDGFTQGETVIVVAATNRPDVLDPALLRPGRFDRHITVDRPSMKGRLEIFKVHVRNVPLADDVSMERLAAGSVGLTGADIRNLINEAALWATRQDKTEVHMEDFEYARDKILMGARREEALVAREKEKTAYHEAGHALLAWLLPGVDRLHKVTVIPRGRALGVTQTLPEEERMNISESELRDKLAFILGGRAAEKIAYDELSAGAENDLERATKMVRRMVTQWGMSERIGPVSYKMSGEDPFLGREMHESRQFSEHTMQVIDEEIARILHDAAQRAIDVLTENRDKLESVTKELCEKEELSDVEITDLIGPSVHAIRKKSQEEIPYESSNGMPGVEAPPRAKSEEE; encoded by the coding sequence ATGGCGGAACAGCCAAACGATCCAAATCAAGAAAATCCGAAAAACGAGCCCACCCAGGGAGGTTTCCGTCCGCAGTTCAGCATCTTTGTGGTGATGCTCGTTCTGGCGGTGTTGGTCGTCATGCTATTGGCGTCCCCCGGCAGATCGAGTCGCGGCCTGATTTCGTACTCGCAGTTCGAAACGCAGGTCAAAGACCAAAACGTCAAAGATGTAGTGATCGACGAAGCGCAGATCACCGGCGATTTCATCAAGACGGTCCATGTCCGCGAACAACAGACTAGCGGCAAGTGGGTAGAGAAGAAAGATAAGAACGGCGACCCGATCGAGCTTCCAGAGAAGTTCCGGGTCAATATTCGCGCCGGCGACGCGGTCGTCGAAAACGCCACCAACCTGTTGGCTGAAAACAACATCGAGTTTGCGTACAAAGAGCAAAATCACAGCATGGTCATCCTGGGGGTGATCTTTGCGCTGTTGCCGCTGGTGGTGTTGCTGTTGATTTGGAATAGCTTCCGCCGTAGCCGTGATCAGATCATGGGGGGCGGTTTTCTCTCGGGCTTCAGCAAGAGCCCGGCCAAAAAGTACGAAGCGAACCGCCGCGCCGTCACCTTCAACGACGTCGCCGGCCTGGAAGGGGTCAAAAGCGATCTGCAAGAGATCGTCGACTTCCTTCGTAAGCCCGAAAAGTTCCAGCGTCTTGGCGGTCAGGTGCCCAAGGGGGTGCTGCTGATTGGGCCTCCGGGTACCGGTAAGACCTTGCTGGCGCGCGCGATCGCCGGCGAAGCAGGCGTGCCGTTCTATTCGGTCAGCGGTTCTGAGTTCATTCAGATGTTTGTTGGCGTTGGCGCCAGCCGCGTCCGCGATCTGTTTAAGACCGCCAAAGACAACTCGCCGTCGATCGTCTTCATTGACGAAATCGACGCCGTCGGTCGTCAACGTGGCGCCGGTCTCGGTGGCGGACATGACGAGCGGGAACAAACGCTCAACCAGATTCTGAGCGAGATGGACGGCTTCACGCAGGGCGAAACGGTCATCGTCGTCGCCGCGACCAACCGTCCTGACGTGCTTGATCCGGCGCTGCTGCGACCTGGCCGTTTTGACCGTCATATCACGGTCGATCGCCCGAGCATGAAGGGCCGCCTGGAAATCTTCAAAGTCCACGTCCGCAATGTTCCGCTGGCGGACGACGTTTCGATGGAGCGATTAGCGGCGGGCTCGGTCGGACTGACCGGCGCCGACATTCGCAACTTGATCAACGAAGCGGCGCTCTGGGCGACTCGCCAAGACAAGACCGAAGTCCACATGGAGGACTTTGAGTATGCCCGCGACAAGATCTTGATGGGCGCCCGCCGCGAAGAGGCGCTGGTCGCGCGCGAAAAAGAAAAGACCGCCTATCACGAAGCGGGGCACGCGCTGTTGGCCTGGCTGTTGCCGGGCGTCGATCGTCTGCACAAGGTGACGGTGATTCCGCGGGGCCGAGCGCTCGGCGTGACGCAGACGTTGCCCGAAGAAGAGCGGATGAACATCAGCGAAAGCGAATTGCGCGACAAGCTGGCCTTCATCCTGGGTGGTCGCGCGGCTGAGAAGATCGCCTACGACGAACTGAGCGCCGGCGCCGAGAACGACCTGGAACGTGCGACCAAAATGGTTCGCCGCATGGTGACCCAGTGGGGAATGAGCGAGCGGATTGGTCCGGTCAGCTACAAGATGTCGGGCGAAGATCCGTTCCTGGGCCGCGAGATGCACGAGTCGCGTCAGTTCAGCGAACACACGATGCAGGTGATCGATGAAGAAATCGCTCGCATCCTGCACGACGCCGCTCAACGGGCGATCGACGTTCTGACCGAGAATAGAGACAAGCTCGAATCGGTCACGAAAGAGTTGTGCGAAAAGGAAGAGTTGTCGGACGTCGAAATCACCGACCTCATTGGGCCGTCGGTCCATGCGATTCGCAAGAAGAGCCAGGAAGAGATTCCGTACGAGTCGAGTAACGGAATGCCGGGCGTCGAAGCGCCGCCGCGCGCCAAGTCGGAAGAGGAATAG